One stretch of Roseimicrobium sp. ORNL1 DNA includes these proteins:
- the msrA gene encoding peptide-methionine (S)-S-oxide reductase MsrA has product MKLKVLLALFMSAIVSATAVAADEKSAPAKMEEAILGGGCFWCTEGCYLPVKGVVKVISGYSGGHVENPTYEQVCTKTTGHAEVIKVIFDPTVVSYKDLVELFWYAHDPTTLNRQGNDSGPQYRSVIYYTNDAQKKIAEESVKEHQKEFKDPIVTEIAPLKNFYPAEDYHQDFANKNPNQGYVCAVVKPKVEKFSKKLKELSKGK; this is encoded by the coding sequence ATGAAACTCAAGGTACTGCTCGCACTCTTTATGTCCGCCATCGTTTCTGCAACGGCTGTCGCTGCCGATGAAAAATCCGCTCCTGCCAAGATGGAGGAAGCCATCCTCGGGGGTGGCTGCTTCTGGTGCACGGAAGGCTGCTATCTTCCCGTCAAAGGTGTGGTGAAGGTCATCAGTGGCTACTCTGGTGGCCACGTGGAGAACCCCACGTACGAACAGGTCTGCACCAAGACGACTGGCCACGCGGAAGTCATCAAGGTGATCTTCGACCCCACGGTGGTGAGCTATAAGGACCTCGTGGAGCTCTTCTGGTATGCGCATGATCCCACCACGCTGAACCGCCAGGGCAATGACTCGGGGCCGCAGTATCGCTCCGTGATCTATTACACGAATGACGCGCAGAAGAAGATCGCCGAGGAGTCTGTGAAGGAACACCAGAAGGAGTTCAAGGACCCCATCGTGACCGAGATCGCGCCGCTGAAGAACTTCTACCCTGCCGAAGATTATCACCAGGACTTCGCCAACAAGAACCCGAACCAGGGTTATGTGTGCGCTGTGGTGAAGCCCAAGGTGGAGAAGTTTTCCAAGAAGCTGAAGGAGCTCTCCAAGGGCAAGTAA
- the rarD gene encoding EamA family transporter RarD produces the protein MADTEGGTPNSSSGQTPDPPSAVLSAVVAFGMWGTLPIYWKLVQRFGSDVVVLQRLVWTVVWVLPLLLVTKNWRAWVEAMKKPSQLRAHGLSALLLTVNWSLFIWANQHGHIVEASLGYFLNPLLNVAIGRMLLGETMSRWRLVSIALAAAGVVLQVILVGRLPWIALALALTFAAYGLARRKSPLGSLTGLAMESVLVLPLALGGLVWISSHGRPLADTGSTGDWFLMFLAGACTAAPLLTFAHAARHLRFSTLGLLQFIAPTGQFLIGALMYKEPVTLGVMVSFACIWAGVAVFCAEAFLSRTREPGKE, from the coding sequence ATGGCTGATACGGAGGGCGGGACGCCAAATTCATCATCCGGGCAAACACCGGACCCGCCCTCAGCCGTGCTGAGCGCCGTCGTGGCGTTCGGCATGTGGGGCACGCTTCCCATCTACTGGAAGCTCGTGCAGCGCTTCGGCTCGGATGTCGTGGTGCTGCAACGCCTCGTGTGGACCGTGGTGTGGGTGCTGCCACTGCTGCTCGTCACGAAGAACTGGCGGGCCTGGGTGGAGGCGATGAAAAAGCCGTCCCAGCTGCGGGCGCACGGCCTGTCCGCCCTGCTGCTCACCGTGAACTGGTCGCTCTTCATCTGGGCAAATCAGCACGGGCACATCGTGGAAGCCAGCCTCGGCTACTTCCTCAACCCGCTGCTCAATGTCGCCATCGGCCGCATGTTGCTGGGCGAAACCATGTCACGCTGGCGTCTGGTGAGCATCGCACTGGCCGCAGCGGGGGTGGTTCTGCAGGTGATTCTGGTGGGGCGTCTGCCGTGGATTGCGTTGGCGCTGGCGCTCACGTTTGCCGCTTATGGCCTGGCGAGAAGGAAGTCACCACTGGGCTCGCTGACTGGCCTCGCGATGGAGTCCGTGCTCGTGCTGCCCCTAGCTCTCGGTGGCTTGGTGTGGATATCCTCACATGGCCGCCCGCTCGCCGATACGGGCAGTACCGGTGATTGGTTCCTGATGTTCCTCGCCGGCGCCTGCACCGCCGCGCCACTGCTGACCTTTGCCCATGCGGCGCGGCACTTGCGTTTCAGCACGCTGGGCCTGCTGCAATTCATTGCGCCCACCGGCCAGTTCTTGATTGGCGCACTGATGTACAAAGAACCCGTAACGCTCGGCGTGATGGTGTCCTTCGCCTGCATCTGGGCGGGTGTGGCCGTGTTTTGTGCGGAGGCGTTTCTCAGCCGCACACGCGAGCCGGGGAAGGAGTAA
- a CDS encoding Smr/MutS family protein: protein MHPADQDPPEPNPDEPVKIPITDTLDLHTFRPNEIGDLLPDYFGECIRHGILAVRVVHGKGTGTLRAGVHRLLNQLPEVESWQWPAGEQSGGWGATWVYLRPDAA from the coding sequence ATGCATCCCGCCGATCAAGACCCGCCCGAGCCCAATCCGGATGAACCGGTGAAGATCCCGATCACGGACACGCTGGATTTGCACACCTTCCGCCCGAATGAAATCGGCGATTTGCTGCCGGACTATTTCGGGGAATGCATTCGCCACGGCATCCTCGCTGTGCGGGTGGTGCATGGGAAGGGTACCGGGACGTTGCGGGCAGGCGTGCACCGCCTTTTGAATCAACTGCCGGAGGTGGAATCGTGGCAATGGCCTGCCGGAGAGCAGAGCGGTGGTTGGGGCGCGACGTGGGTGTATCTGCGACCAGATGCGGCGTGA
- a CDS encoding polysaccharide lyase, whose amino-acid sequence MIRRLNTLAPRLFCLALGLALCHFEMTSAAAAEPAAKAQAVALQGPAGTYTVAQWKKDWPGCEFEGGIKDGRVSIVEHDRAKALRITYALGQIGPEKGGTGWRWPIGTHESAELRYTVRFSKDFDWVKGGKLPGLCGGPENVSGGRPATGTNGFSARLMWRRDGRGEAYIYHKNQPENYGHSFPFPEDFRFPTDTPIHVRLAVTMNTVGKRDGILRVWIALDEGSEKLMVERTDMEWRTVGTFGVDSIYFETFHGGSDATWAPKKPCWAEFGGVKVVSER is encoded by the coding sequence ATGATACGCCGCTTGAACACGCTCGCTCCACGCCTCTTCTGCCTCGCTCTAGGTCTGGCTCTCTGTCATTTCGAAATGACATCCGCTGCTGCCGCTGAGCCCGCAGCAAAAGCACAAGCAGTGGCTCTACAAGGCCCTGCTGGCACCTACACCGTCGCCCAGTGGAAGAAGGACTGGCCGGGCTGCGAATTCGAAGGCGGTATCAAGGACGGCCGTGTTTCCATAGTCGAGCACGATCGTGCCAAAGCACTCCGCATCACGTACGCCCTTGGCCAGATTGGCCCCGAGAAAGGCGGTACTGGCTGGCGCTGGCCCATCGGCACGCATGAGAGCGCCGAACTGCGCTACACCGTCCGCTTCAGCAAGGATTTCGACTGGGTGAAAGGCGGCAAACTCCCCGGCCTCTGCGGTGGCCCGGAGAACGTCAGCGGCGGTCGCCCCGCCACCGGCACCAACGGCTTCTCCGCCCGCCTCATGTGGCGTCGTGATGGCCGAGGTGAAGCCTACATCTATCACAAGAACCAGCCCGAGAACTACGGCCACAGCTTTCCCTTCCCCGAAGACTTCCGCTTTCCCACAGATACTCCTATTCACGTCCGCCTCGCCGTCACCATGAACACCGTGGGCAAACGCGATGGCATCTTGCGGGTGTGGATTGCTCTCGATGAAGGCTCAGAAAAACTCATGGTCGAGCGCACCGACATGGAATGGCGCACGGTGGGCACCTTTGGCGTGGACTCGATCTACTTCGAAACTTTCCACGGCGGAAGTGACGCGACATGGGCACCGAAGAAGCCATGTTGGGCGGAGTTTGGCGGGGTGAAGGTCGTGAGCGAGCGTTAG
- a CDS encoding DEAD/DEAH box helicase, which produces MSDLLSLTNSPNYWSREQMVLHGKHAVPQSVWDYLACVDAKLSERGHNLPEPLPELIDRERQAALMAAQRAEIAEKEWKSRIKHWASSLPGESAGADVSPWLRLRLVDNGAIIELRKPGQLEFSKASTAQLKNLPNSGNRTAGDTILSFAKGQWGMVKNEFHKVGDDLPGLLLQFISMPQLRNALVGSDGQPVTFHEEPLVWAIDEASSHAYTLHLRDVHGATPPEPLVVVLSHPSWFVTSKEIWPLERWPFTHRDAGARMDIPASALETGEGVTVLRKLGLSLPERIQAKVRTVKATVTVRAGIDQQGEGASSYLKVTAQSDYDDGSPGELLSLSGWLSIKGEKGATPMQGIVTYERSALLRATAWLNTMDLKHQISWRNSETWWQRRITKEFPDEFLQWMAARPEDVVVELDKELASLRDGMVSASVRLDVEESEMDWFDLRVALNVTDTTLTQEEIQLLLKAQGRWVRITGKGWRKLHFEMTPEQEAELAAMGLTVADFDGAPQRLHALQLAGGAGKEKSLLPAERVEAVRRRAEEIRTRVQPVIPATITAQLRPYQLEGFHFLAYLSTNRFGGVLADDMGLGKTLQSLTWLAWLRETELNREPAGTLPPVLVVCPKSVQDNWRSETARFCPDLRVVVWSRDDAGKSGLDGEADLVVIHYQQLRQHEEALSRQRWLAVILDEAQAIKNPSSLSAKAACALQAGHRLALSGTPVENRLLDLWSILGFAMPGILGNRTHFAKHFDAKEDPLARRRLAARVRPFLLRRTKKEVAKDLPDRVEEDLVCELEGSQRTLYQAELKRARAALLNIKTTKQLDKARFNILTSLLRLRQICCHPALVLKEDVSTSKTKKRRGKASTADAATAATGSAKLDALLELLEPIMEEGGKVLVFSQFVEMLSLVRGQLEAREWPHFLLTGQTEDRGALVKQFQECSGPAIFLISLKAGGFGLNLTAASYVVLCDPWWNPAVEAQAIDRTHRIGQTQKVNAYRLIVKDSIEEKIRLLQKQKSALAQDILGEENFASALSLDDFRFLLGEG; this is translated from the coding sequence ATGAGCGATCTCCTTTCGCTCACAAACTCGCCGAACTACTGGTCGAGAGAGCAGATGGTGTTGCATGGCAAGCATGCCGTGCCTCAGAGTGTTTGGGACTACCTCGCCTGCGTGGACGCGAAGCTGTCGGAGCGGGGGCACAACCTGCCAGAACCTCTGCCTGAACTCATCGACCGCGAGCGTCAGGCGGCACTGATGGCGGCACAGCGTGCCGAGATTGCGGAAAAGGAATGGAAGAGCAGAATCAAGCATTGGGCTTCCAGCCTGCCGGGTGAAAGCGCGGGAGCCGATGTGTCGCCATGGCTCCGTCTCAGACTCGTAGACAATGGGGCAATCATTGAACTGCGGAAACCCGGCCAGTTGGAGTTCTCGAAGGCGAGCACGGCACAATTGAAGAATCTCCCAAACAGTGGAAACAGGACTGCGGGTGACACAATCCTCTCCTTCGCCAAAGGCCAGTGGGGGATGGTGAAAAACGAATTTCACAAGGTAGGGGACGACCTCCCTGGACTGTTGCTGCAGTTCATTTCCATGCCTCAACTGAGAAATGCTCTCGTGGGGTCTGACGGACAGCCGGTCACTTTTCACGAAGAGCCACTCGTCTGGGCAATCGATGAGGCTTCGTCTCATGCCTACACGCTGCATCTGCGCGATGTGCATGGGGCGACACCCCCGGAGCCGTTAGTGGTTGTCCTGAGCCATCCCTCATGGTTCGTGACCTCCAAGGAAATCTGGCCGCTGGAGCGCTGGCCCTTCACGCATCGGGATGCTGGCGCTCGCATGGACATTCCAGCATCCGCACTGGAAACGGGTGAAGGGGTGACAGTCCTTCGCAAGCTTGGGCTGTCACTTCCGGAACGCATCCAAGCCAAGGTAAGAACCGTCAAGGCCACAGTCACCGTTCGGGCCGGCATCGACCAGCAGGGCGAGGGTGCGAGTTCCTATCTCAAGGTGACAGCACAGTCGGATTATGACGACGGTAGTCCCGGTGAGCTCTTGAGTCTTAGCGGCTGGTTATCCATCAAAGGAGAGAAAGGTGCAACCCCTATGCAGGGCATCGTGACCTACGAACGGTCAGCACTTCTGCGTGCTACCGCATGGTTGAATACCATGGACCTGAAGCATCAGATATCCTGGAGAAATTCGGAAACCTGGTGGCAGCGACGCATCACCAAGGAGTTTCCGGATGAGTTTCTCCAATGGATGGCGGCCCGACCTGAAGATGTCGTGGTGGAGTTGGACAAGGAACTCGCCAGTTTGCGTGACGGCATGGTTTCAGCTTCGGTCCGGCTTGATGTCGAGGAGAGCGAGATGGACTGGTTTGATCTGCGCGTGGCGCTGAATGTTACGGACACCACACTCACACAGGAGGAGATCCAACTGCTGCTCAAAGCGCAGGGACGCTGGGTCCGCATCACTGGGAAGGGCTGGAGGAAGCTGCACTTCGAAATGACGCCTGAGCAGGAGGCCGAGCTTGCCGCGATGGGCCTCACGGTGGCGGACTTCGATGGGGCACCGCAGCGTCTGCATGCCCTGCAACTCGCCGGTGGTGCCGGGAAAGAGAAGAGCTTGCTGCCGGCCGAGCGTGTGGAGGCGGTACGTCGGCGCGCCGAGGAGATTCGCACGCGTGTGCAGCCGGTGATACCGGCCACCATCACGGCCCAGTTGCGTCCATATCAACTCGAAGGCTTTCATTTCCTCGCGTACCTGAGCACCAATCGCTTTGGCGGCGTTCTGGCGGATGACATGGGGCTTGGCAAAACCTTGCAGTCACTGACGTGGCTGGCGTGGTTACGGGAAACGGAACTGAACCGTGAACCCGCGGGCACCCTTCCTCCCGTGCTGGTCGTCTGCCCCAAATCCGTACAGGACAACTGGCGCAGTGAGACAGCTCGTTTCTGCCCGGACCTCCGTGTCGTGGTATGGTCCAGGGATGATGCGGGTAAGTCCGGACTGGATGGTGAGGCTGATCTTGTGGTGATCCATTACCAACAGCTCCGGCAGCATGAGGAGGCGCTTTCACGGCAGCGCTGGCTCGCGGTGATCCTGGATGAGGCTCAGGCCATCAAGAATCCATCGTCGTTGAGCGCTAAGGCCGCGTGTGCTTTGCAAGCGGGTCACCGTCTCGCGCTCTCCGGAACGCCGGTGGAAAACCGACTGCTGGATCTGTGGAGCATTCTGGGATTTGCCATGCCTGGTATTCTCGGGAACCGCACCCATTTTGCGAAGCACTTCGATGCCAAGGAGGATCCTCTCGCGCGTCGCAGGCTTGCAGCGCGAGTGCGTCCTTTCCTCCTGCGTCGCACCAAGAAGGAGGTCGCAAAGGATCTGCCTGACCGCGTGGAAGAGGACCTCGTGTGCGAGTTGGAGGGGAGCCAGCGCACGTTGTATCAAGCAGAGCTAAAAAGAGCCCGCGCCGCACTACTCAACATCAAGACCACGAAGCAGCTCGACAAGGCCCGCTTCAACATCCTCACCAGCCTGCTGCGGCTCAGGCAGATTTGCTGCCATCCGGCATTGGTCCTAAAGGAGGATGTCAGTACCAGCAAAACAAAGAAACGCCGCGGCAAAGCAAGTACGGCTGATGCAGCGACCGCAGCCACCGGGAGCGCCAAGCTCGATGCCCTGCTTGAGTTGCTGGAGCCCATCATGGAAGAGGGTGGGAAGGTGCTGGTGTTCTCACAGTTCGTGGAAATGCTGAGCCTTGTCCGAGGCCAGCTGGAGGCGCGTGAATGGCCGCATTTCTTACTCACCGGTCAGACGGAGGACCGCGGCGCTCTCGTGAAGCAGTTCCAGGAATGCTCCGGTCCCGCCATCTTCCTCATCAGCCTGAAGGCAGGTGGCTTTGGTTTGAATCTCACTGCCGCGAGCTATGTGGTGCTTTGCGACCCATGGTGGAATCCCGCCGTGGAAGCCCAGGCCATCGACCGCACCCATCGCATCGGCCAGACGCAGAAGGTGAATGCCTACCGCCTCATCGTGAAGGACAGCATCGAGGAGAAAATCCGCCTCCTGCAAAAGCAGAAGAGCGCGCTGGCTCAGGATATCCTCGGCGAAGAGAATTTCGCTTCCGCGCTGTCGCTGGATGATTTCCGGTTTTTGCTGGGGGAGGGGTGA